A single Silvibacterium dinghuense DNA region contains:
- a CDS encoding aldehyde dehydrogenase family protein, with protein MSHTLYKNLIGGHMVASHTGKTFLNINPANSDDVIGEFQASGAKDIDDAVAAAAEAYKTWRLVPAPKRAEILYRCGELLAERKESYAREMTREMGKVLSETRGDVQEAIDTAYYMAGEGRRLFGQTTPSELKSKFAMSVRMPVGVVGMIAPWNFPMAIPSWKLFPALVCGNTCVIKPAEDTPLSTYNLVECLTEAGLPPGVVNIVTGFGPDAGAPLVAHPGVRAISFTGSSEVGRIVGQTAAANFKPCSLEMGGKNAMIVLEDANLDLAIEGALWGAFGTTGQRCTATSRIILHKKIAAEFTKKLVARVDALKVGDGLDEHTQMGPQVNQQQIETSIRYCEIAQKEGAKLLTGGSVLEDGSYDKGHFFAPTVFGGVKPKMRIAQEEVFGPVVSLIEVESFEEALEAANGIQYGLSTALYSKDVNKAFQAMRDLEAGITYINAPTIGAEVHLPFGGVKQTGNGHREGGTGALDFYTTWKAVYVDYSDTLQRAQIDNAD; from the coding sequence GTGTCCCACACGCTTTACAAGAATCTGATCGGCGGCCACATGGTCGCGAGCCACACCGGCAAAACCTTCCTGAACATCAATCCGGCCAACTCCGACGACGTCATCGGCGAATTCCAGGCATCCGGCGCCAAGGACATCGACGACGCCGTGGCGGCTGCCGCCGAAGCCTACAAGACATGGCGGCTCGTCCCCGCGCCCAAGCGCGCCGAAATCCTCTACCGCTGCGGCGAACTGCTGGCCGAGCGCAAGGAGAGCTACGCCCGCGAGATGACCCGCGAAATGGGCAAGGTGCTGAGCGAGACGCGCGGCGACGTGCAGGAGGCCATCGACACCGCCTACTACATGGCCGGTGAAGGCCGCCGCCTCTTCGGCCAAACCACCCCCTCCGAGCTCAAGTCGAAGTTCGCCATGTCGGTGCGCATGCCGGTCGGCGTCGTGGGCATGATCGCGCCCTGGAACTTCCCCATGGCCATCCCCTCCTGGAAGCTCTTCCCGGCGCTGGTCTGCGGCAACACCTGCGTCATCAAGCCGGCGGAAGACACGCCCCTTTCCACCTATAACCTCGTCGAGTGCCTCACCGAGGCCGGACTGCCTCCAGGCGTGGTCAACATCGTCACCGGCTTCGGCCCCGACGCAGGCGCGCCGCTGGTCGCGCACCCCGGCGTCCGCGCCATCTCTTTCACCGGATCGTCCGAGGTCGGCCGCATCGTCGGCCAGACGGCAGCGGCCAACTTCAAACCCTGCTCGCTCGAGATGGGCGGTAAGAACGCCATGATCGTGCTTGAGGACGCCAACCTCGATCTCGCTATCGAGGGCGCGCTCTGGGGAGCCTTCGGCACCACCGGCCAGCGCTGCACCGCCACCAGCCGCATCATTCTGCATAAAAAGATCGCCGCCGAGTTCACGAAGAAGCTCGTTGCCCGCGTGGACGCGCTCAAGGTCGGCGACGGCCTCGATGAACACACGCAGATGGGCCCGCAGGTGAACCAGCAGCAGATCGAAACCTCGATCCGCTACTGCGAGATTGCGCAGAAGGAAGGCGCGAAGCTGCTCACCGGCGGCAGCGTGCTCGAGGACGGCAGCTACGACAAGGGCCACTTTTTCGCGCCCACAGTCTTCGGCGGCGTGAAGCCGAAGATGCGCATCGCCCAGGAGGAGGTCTTCGGCCCGGTCGTCAGCCTGATCGAGGTCGAAAGCTTTGAAGAGGCACTCGAGGCCGCCAACGGCATCCAGTACGGCCTCTCGACCGCGCTTTATTCGAAGGACGTGAACAAGGCCTTCCAGGCCATGCGCGATCTCGAAGCGGGCATTACCTATATCAACGCTCCGACCATCGGCGCCGAGGTCCACCTGCCCTTCGGCGGCGTGAAGCAGACCGGCAACGGACACCGCGAGGGCGGCACCGGCGCGCTCGACTTCTACACCACATGGAAGGCGGTCTACGTCGACTACTCCGACACCCTGCAGCGGGCGCAGATCGACAACGCGGATTAA
- a CDS encoding winged helix-turn-helix domain-containing protein: MVLGSAPHMLRIGSWCVDPSKGLISRDGEHVRLEARGMRLLLYLAEHPGEVVSTDDLLSHVWSGVAVTQDSVYQAVASLRRLLGDDPKQPAYIATVPRLGYRLVAEVASCTEAQPVAAAPLAAAPKHRRKFLWIVALAAVACVANLWVLSRIHAHMPRNGPTGNSATGNGANGSAVAPAQQSVAVLPFLDLTPGMKEGEFTDGMTEELIDRLSRVPGLKVPPPTSSFYFKDKQVPLAEMARSLGVAYVVDGSVRESGGQLRVAVRLVEVKSGYVIWTDTYNSPFPDVLAVQDKIAGSVTRALLPSLHVGAETPKL, encoded by the coding sequence ATGGTTTTGGGCTCGGCCCCGCATATGCTTCGCATTGGCTCCTGGTGTGTCGATCCATCGAAAGGCCTGATCTCGCGGGACGGCGAGCACGTCCGGCTGGAGGCGCGGGGAATGCGCCTGCTGCTCTACCTGGCGGAGCATCCGGGCGAGGTGGTGAGCACGGACGACCTGCTCAGCCATGTTTGGTCCGGGGTCGCGGTCACACAGGATTCGGTCTATCAGGCCGTGGCGTCGCTGCGGCGACTGCTGGGGGATGATCCGAAGCAGCCCGCATACATTGCGACCGTGCCACGGCTCGGCTACCGGCTGGTCGCCGAAGTTGCCTCCTGCACGGAGGCCCAGCCGGTAGCGGCAGCGCCTTTGGCCGCGGCTCCGAAACATCGCCGGAAGTTTTTGTGGATTGTCGCCCTGGCTGCGGTCGCCTGCGTGGCGAATCTGTGGGTGCTCTCGCGGATCCATGCACATATGCCCCGGAATGGCCCGACCGGGAATAGCGCGACGGGGAATGGTGCGAATGGGAGCGCCGTCGCACCGGCGCAGCAGTCGGTTGCCGTACTGCCGTTTCTCGACCTGACGCCGGGGATGAAAGAGGGCGAATTCACCGACGGCATGACCGAGGAGCTGATCGATCGGTTGAGCCGGGTTCCGGGATTGAAGGTGCCGCCACCAACCTCAAGCTTTTATTTCAAGGACAAGCAGGTGCCGCTGGCCGAGATGGCGCGCTCGCTGGGCGTGGCGTATGTAGTGGATGGCAGTGTGCGTGAGTCGGGCGGGCAGCTGCGGGTCGCGGTGCGGCTGGTCGAGGTAAAGAGCGGCTACGTGATCTGGACCGATACATACAACAGCCCGTTTCCCGATGTGCTCGCGGTGCAGGACAAGATTGCCGGTTCAGTGACCAGGGCGCTGCTGCCATCGCTGCATGTTGGAGCAGAAACACCCAAACTATAA
- a CDS encoding cation:proton antiporter, producing MTLLLIQMATVLLTALFCGWLARKLGQSRVIGEIIGGILLGPSVFGRLAPHASAALFPLPSLGSFETISTIGLVLFLFLIGSELDYEHLRRQKATATLASGMSILIPFVLAALAAHSLRIRFAPTGIGRIPFVLFLGISMSITAFPVLARILEERRMQSTSLGTTALMCAAVDDVCAWSLLAIALTLLPEAGHSTPLGWRLLWLAGYLAVMLGVVRPLGAWLVRRQNSIALSYELLGLIVAVVLGSAAATEAIGVHPLFGAFLAGVCFPRIPHWQHAVRTRLDTIVSILLLPLFFAVTGMRTRLDLLSEGRIWLWTGLVLLVAVAGKMGGAILAARWTGQSWRNAAALGALLNTRGLVELVVLNIAYNAHVFSPTLFTMLVVMALVTTMITTPILNLLGIEDHSKEAQDLAMMEAA from the coding sequence ATGACCCTGCTCCTCATCCAGATGGCCACGGTACTGCTCACCGCCCTGTTCTGTGGATGGCTGGCACGCAAGCTCGGTCAGTCCCGCGTTATCGGCGAAATCATCGGCGGCATTCTGCTCGGGCCCTCGGTCTTCGGACGTCTCGCTCCGCATGCCTCGGCAGCTCTGTTTCCGCTGCCCTCGCTCGGTTCATTTGAGACCATCAGCACCATCGGACTGGTTCTGTTCCTTTTCCTCATCGGCTCCGAGCTCGACTACGAGCATCTCCGCAGGCAGAAGGCCACGGCTACGCTGGCCAGCGGCATGAGCATCTTGATCCCTTTCGTGCTGGCAGCCCTGGCCGCGCATTCTCTGCGTATCCGTTTCGCTCCGACCGGAATCGGCCGCATCCCCTTCGTTCTTTTTCTCGGCATCTCGATGAGCATCACGGCCTTCCCGGTGCTCGCGCGCATCCTCGAAGAGCGCCGCATGCAATCGACCTCGCTCGGCACCACGGCGCTGATGTGCGCCGCCGTCGACGATGTCTGCGCCTGGTCGCTGCTGGCTATCGCCCTCACGCTGCTGCCTGAAGCGGGTCACTCCACGCCCTTAGGATGGCGGCTGCTCTGGCTCGCGGGCTACCTCGCCGTCATGCTCGGCGTGGTGCGGCCGCTGGGTGCATGGCTGGTCCGGCGCCAGAACTCCATCGCCCTATCCTATGAGCTGCTGGGCCTGATCGTCGCTGTGGTGCTCGGCTCGGCTGCGGCCACCGAGGCTATCGGCGTGCATCCGCTCTTCGGCGCCTTCCTCGCCGGGGTATGCTTTCCGCGCATCCCCCATTGGCAGCATGCGGTGCGCACCCGGCTCGACACGATCGTCTCCATCCTGCTGCTGCCGCTCTTCTTCGCCGTCACCGGCATGCGCACCCGGCTCGACCTGCTGAGCGAAGGCCGCATCTGGCTCTGGACCGGCCTGGTGCTGCTGGTCGCCGTCGCCGGCAAGATGGGAGGCGCCATCCTGGCAGCCCGCTGGACCGGACAGTCGTGGCGCAATGCCGCCGCGCTCGGCGCGCTGCTCAATACACGCGGGCTGGTGGAGCTGGTGGTGCTCAACATCGCCTACAACGCGCACGTCTTCTCGCCGACGCTCTTCACCATGCTGGTCGTCATGGCGCTGGTGACAACGATGATCACCACCCCCATCCTCAATCTGCTCGGCATTGAGGATCACAGCAAGGAAGCACAGGATCTGGCCATGATGGAAGCGGCGTAA
- the ald gene encoding alanine dehydrogenase yields MIIGVPKEVKDHESRVGITPAGVKALSDAGHKVLVETHAGELSAFPDDEYQAAGAEIVGSAHNVWGLADMVVKVKEPVEKEYGHFREGLTLFTYLHLAPLPELTDKLLTKKVTGIAYETIRDRANTLPLLTPMSEVAGRMSVQVGAAYLEKEKGGRGVLLGGVPGVPPANVCIIGGGIVGTNAAKIAVGMGAKVTIVDLNLNRLRELDDIFGGKLFTLASNSYNIARATSEADLVIGGVLIPGAAAPKIVTRAMVSKMKKGAVIVDVAIDQGGCIETAKPTTHSNPAYEVDGVVHYCVTNMPAAVPNTSTLALTNATFPYVLKLAQKGAKAAILEDDGIRDGVNTYDGTITCEPVAASQQKPWKPVRELLA; encoded by the coding sequence ATGATCATTGGAGTACCGAAGGAAGTTAAGGATCACGAGAGCCGCGTCGGCATTACGCCGGCCGGCGTCAAGGCGTTGTCCGACGCCGGTCACAAGGTGCTGGTCGAAACCCACGCCGGTGAACTTTCCGCTTTCCCCGACGACGAATACCAGGCTGCCGGAGCCGAAATCGTCGGCTCGGCCCACAATGTATGGGGCCTGGCCGACATGGTCGTCAAGGTCAAGGAGCCGGTCGAAAAAGAGTACGGCCACTTCCGCGAGGGGCTCACGCTTTTCACCTATCTCCACCTGGCTCCGCTGCCCGAACTCACCGACAAGCTGCTGACCAAGAAGGTCACCGGCATCGCGTATGAGACCATCCGCGACCGCGCCAACACGCTGCCGCTGCTCACTCCGATGTCCGAAGTCGCAGGCCGCATGTCCGTGCAGGTCGGCGCTGCCTATCTTGAGAAGGAAAAGGGCGGCCGCGGCGTGCTGCTGGGCGGCGTCCCGGGCGTGCCTCCGGCCAATGTCTGCATCATCGGCGGCGGCATCGTGGGCACCAATGCGGCCAAGATCGCGGTGGGCATGGGCGCGAAGGTCACCATCGTCGACCTGAACCTCAATCGCCTCCGCGAGCTCGACGACATCTTCGGCGGCAAGCTCTTCACGCTGGCTTCGAACTCCTACAACATCGCCCGCGCCACCTCTGAGGCCGATCTGGTCATCGGCGGCGTACTGATCCCCGGCGCCGCGGCCCCGAAGATCGTGACCCGCGCCATGGTTTCGAAGATGAAGAAGGGCGCGGTCATCGTCGACGTGGCCATCGACCAGGGCGGCTGCATCGAAACCGCCAAGCCGACCACGCACTCGAACCCGGCTTACGAGGTCGACGGCGTGGTGCACTACTGCGTCACGAACATGCCGGCGGCGGTGCCGAACACCTCCACACTCGCGCTCACCAACGCCACCTTCCCCTACGTCCTCAAGCTGGCGCAGAAGGGCGCGAAGGCCGCAATTCTCGAGGATGACGGCATCCGCGACGGTGTGAACACCTACGACGGCACCATCACCTGCGAGCCGGTCGCGGCCTCGCAGCAGAAACCCTGGAAGCCGGTGCGCGAACTGCTGGCGTAA